The window AGCCCCCTCGCCACAAAAGCTCCCTCGCCACGATTACGCCTGGACGCTCAGGCCGTATTCGGCCGCCGCATCCTGCAACCACAACCACCAGTAATCCGAGAAGCTGCGGCGGATCAGCAGTTCCCAGGTGTCTTCGGCGGTGTGGCGGATCACCAGTTGCGACTTGGCGAACACGGTGCCGACTGCCTTGCCCACCGGGAAGCTGTTGGGGTGCACGTCGTAGCTGGTGGATTTCATCAGCACCTGGCGCACATTCGGGCCGCTCAGTTCGAGGATCTGCTGGCCGCCGCTGACGTTGGTGATCGCAATATGCAGATCGCCCAGCGCTTCACGCAGTTTTTGCTCGGCGGCGAATTCTTCACCGGTCGGCACGATCAGCAGCCATTCATCCGGCCCCATCCATTGCAGGCTGGTTTCGCCTTTGACCACGACGGTCAGCGCACCTGGCAGCTCGATGCCGAGGCCCTTGTGCACGCCTGCGGCGAAGGCAGCATCGTGGCCATCGCCACGAATGGTCAGGTGGCCGAGGAGTTTTTTCTCACGCACGATCACGCCGGCGCTTTTGCGGCCCTTGCCCACCAGGCTGGCGAGGTCGGCATGATGCAGCGACGACTCGGCCTTGGCCCCAGTGGTTGGGCGTTGTTGGTAAACATTGGCTGCGGTCATAAAGCACCTTTCCTGAATTCGTGTGCCCTGTGGGAGCGGGCTTGCCCGCGATGGGAGCGACGCGTTCTGCCTGAAGCACCGCGTTATCGTTCATCGCGGGCAAGCCACGCTCCCACAGGTACTGTGGTGTTACACGTTCTGGCGATCGCCTTTCGGATCGAAGAACACCGAAGAAACGATTTCCGCCTCGATCACGCTGCCATCCGCCAGCGGTGCGAACACCCGCTCACCGATGCGCTTCAAACCGCCCTTCACCACGCCCATGGCAAACGAATAGCCCAGGGAGTTGTGCAGGTAGCTGGAGGTGACGTGACCGACCATCGTCATCGGAATCGTCTGTTTGGTGTTGAACACCAGTTGCGCCCCTTCCGGCAGCCATTTGGTCGGATCGATCGGCTTCAGGCCCACCAGCTGTTTGCGCTGGTCACGCACGCAGTCTTCGCGGTTCATGCCACGCTGGCCGATCCACGAGAACGGTTTGGTGCGACCGACACACCAGCCCATGTTCAGGTCGTCCGGGGTCATCGAGCCGTCGGTGTCTTGACCGACGATGATGAAGCCTTTCTCGGCCCGCAGAATGTGCATGGTTTCAGTGCCATACGGGGTCAGGTTGTACTGCTTGCCGGCCTCGACGATTTTCTCGAGAACGCCCATCGCATAGTCGGCTTGCACGTTGACTTCGTACGACAGCTCACCGGTAAACGAAATCCGGAAAATCCGCGCCGGCACACCGCCGACCAGCGCTTCTTTCCAGGTCATGAACGGGAAGGCTTCGTTGCTCAGATCGGCGTCGGTCACTTCGCTGAGCAGCTTGCGGCTGTTCGGCCCGGACAGGGTCATGGTTGCCCAGTGATCCGTCACGGACGTGAAGTACACCTTCAGGTCTGGCCATTCGGTCTGATGGTAGATTTCCAGCCATTGCAGCACGCGTGCAGCGCCGCCGGTGGTGGTGGTCATCACGAAATGGTTGTCGGCCAGGCATGCAGTCACGCCGTCGTCGAACACCATGCCGTCTTCTTTACACATCAGGCCGTAACGCGCCTTGCCCACATCGAGCTTGGTCCAGGCGTTGGTGTAGATGCGGTTGAGGAACTCGCGGGTGTCCGGGCCCTGGATGTCGATCTTGCCCAGGGTCGAAGCGTCCAGCAGGCCGACGCTGTCGCGCACGGCTTTGCATTCGCGTTTTACGGCAGCGTGAATGTCTTCACCGTTTTTCGGGAAGTACCAAGGACGCTTCCACTGACCGACGTCTTCAAACTCGGCGCCATTCTTCACGTGCCAGTGATGCAGCGCGGTGTGACGCACAGGTTCGAAGATGTGCCCACAGTGACGGCCGGCCACGGCGCCGAAGGTTACCGGCGTGTAGTTCGGGCGGAACATGGTGGTGCCCATTTGCGGGATGGTCACGTTCAGCGAACGGGCGGCGATGGCCAGGCCGTTGACGTTGCCGAGTTTGCCCTGGTCGGTACCGAAGCCCAGTGCGGTGTAGCGTTTGACGTGCTCGACCGACTCGAAGCCTTCGCGGGTCGCCAGTTCGATGGCGGCGGAAGTGACGTCGTTTTGCAGGTCGACGAATTGCTTGGGCCCGCGCGCGGTGCCTTTTTCATGCGGCACCTGGAACAGCGCCAGGGTGGGCTCTTCGAGACGGCTCAGGGCTTTCGGCAACGTGCCTTCGACCACGCTGAAACCGGCTTCGCTGGCTGCGCGAGCGCCGCCTTCAAAACCATCGGCCAACGAATCACCGAGGCCATAGACGCCGTTGATGCCACCGACGCACACGCGTTTCTGCGGTGCTTCGCCCGGTACGAAACCGAGGATGTCTTCACGCCAGGTCGGCTTGCCGCCCAAGTGCGAAGCCAAGTGAACCACCGGGCTGTAACCACCGGAGCTGGCGATCAAATCGCAATCGAGCCACTCGCCAGGACTGGTCACAGCGTGTGCTTTGACATCGATCGCGGCGACGCGAGCGGCGGTCACGTGTTTGCTGCCACGGGCCTCGATCACGGCGCTGCCGGTCAGGATGCGAATGCCTTTGGCGCGTGCTTCTTCAACCAGCGCTCCACGCGGATTGCTGCGGGCGTCGGCGATAGCCACGACTTGCAGGCTGGCGTCGAGCCAATCCAGCGCTACGCGGTAGGCGTGATCGTTGTTGGTCGACAGCACCAGTTTTTTGCCCGGTGCCACGCCGTAACGGCGCACGTAAGTCGACACAGCGCCGGCGAGCATGTTGCCCGGCACGTCGTTGTTGCCGTAAACCAATGGACGCTCGCAAGCACCAGTCGCCAGCACCACACGTTTGGCGCGAACCCGGTGGATGCGCTGACGCACCTGGCCAATCGGGGCGCGGTCGCCGAGGTGATCGGTCAGGCGCTCGTGAATGGTCAGGAAGTTATGGTCGTGGTAACCGTTGACCGTGGCGCGCGGCAACAGCAGCACGTCCGGGGTGTCTTTCAGCTCGGCGATGACGCTGGCGACCCACTCGGCCGCTGGTTTGCCGTCGAGGCTTTCGCGGGAATCGAGCAGGCTGCCGCCGAACTCTTCCTGCTCATCGGCGAGAATGACACGAGCACCGCTGCGCGCAGCTGCCAATGCAGCGGCCAGGCCAGCGGGGCCACCGCCGACGATCAGCACGTCGCAGTGCTGGTTCATGTAGTCGTAGGTGTCCGGATCGTTTTCGGTCGGCGAGCGGCCAAGACCGGCGGCCTTACGAATGTACTTTTCGTAAGTCATCCAGAACGATTGCGGGTACATGAAGGTTTTGTAGTAGAAGCCCGGCGGCATCAGCTTGCCGCCGACCTTGCCGAGAATCCCCATCATGTCGTTGTTCACGCTCGGCCAGCCGTTGGTGCTGGTGGCGACCAGACCTTGGTACAGCGCTTGTTGCGTGGCGCGTACGTTCGGGATCTGCGTAGCTTCGGTCGCGCCGATCTGCAGCACGGCGTTGGGCTCTTCGGCGCCGGCAGCGAAGATGCCGCGCGGACGGGAATACTTGAAGCTGCGACCGATGATGTCGACACCGTTGGCCAACAGGGCAGCGGCCAGCGAATCGCCTTCAAAGCCTTTGTAGACCTGGCCGTTGAAGGTGAAGCTCAACACTTTGTTGCGGTCGATCCGTCCACCGTTGGACAGGCGATTGATCTGGCTCATACCTTCTCTCCCAGAGCCGTCGTGGCCGCTTTCGGGCTATCGGTCTTGTCGGTGAACTGCGGCTTGGCGCCGATCTTGTAGGTCTCGAGAATCTCGTAGGTCACGGTGTCGCGGGTGGCGTTGAAATACTGACGGCAACCGGCGACGTGATCCCACAGCTCGTGGTGCAGACCGCGAGGGTTATCGCGGAAGAACATGTAGTCGCCCCACTCCTCGTCGGTGCAGTTGGTCGGATCCAGTGGGCGCGGGATATGCGCCTGGCCGGATGCGTGGAATTCCTCTTCGGAGCGCAGTTCGCCGCAGTGAGGACAGAAGATATGCAACATGGGGATTTCTCCTGTTAGTGGGCAACCGCAGCAGCGCCGTGTTCATCGATCAACGCACCGTTGTGGAAACGGTCGATGGAGAAAGGTGCAGCCAATGGGTGCATTTCACCCTTGGCCAGGCTCGCGGCAAACACGTTGCCCGAGCCAGGTGTTGCCTTGAAGCCACCGGTGCCCCAACCGCAGTTGAAGAACATGTTCGGGACCGGGGTTTTCGAAATGATCGGGCATGCATCCGGCGTGGTGTCGACGATGCCGCCCCACTGACGGTTCATGCGTACGCGCGACAGCACCGGGAACATCTCGACGATGGCCTGGATGGTGTGCTCGATCACCGGGTACGAACCACGCTGGCCGTAGCCGTTGTAGCCGTCGATACCGGCACCGATCACCAGGTCGCCCTTGTCGGACTGGCTGATGTAACCGTGTACGGCGTTGGACATGATCACGCTGTCGATAATCGGCTTGATCGGCTCGGACACCAGCGCTTGCAGCGGATGGGATTCGATCGGCAGACGGAAACCGGCGAGTTTGGCCATGTGCCCGGAGTTACCGGCGGTCACCACACCGACGCGCTTGGCGCCGATGAAGCCCTTGTTGGTTTCAACACCGATGCACACGCCGTTTTCCTTGCGGAAGCCGATCACTTCGGTCTGTTGAATCAAGTCCACGCCCAAGGCGTCAGCGGCACGGGCAAAGCCCCACGCCACGGCATCGTGACGGGCCACGCCGCCGCGACGCTGGACGGTTGCGCCCATCACCGGGTAGCGGGTGTTCTTGGAGCAGTCGAGGTACGGAATCTCGTCGGCCACTTGCTTGGCATCGAGCAGTTCGCCGTCCACACCGTTGAGGCGGTTGGCGCTGACCCGACGCTCGGAATCACGGATGTCTTGCAGGGTGTGGCACAGGTTGTAAACGCCGCGCTGGGAGAACATCACGTTGTAGTTCAGGTCCTGGGACAGGCCTTCCCACAGTTTCATCGCGTGTTCGTACA is drawn from Pseudomonas sp. 31-12 and contains these coding sequences:
- a CDS encoding sarcosine oxidase subunit gamma, coding for MTAANVYQQRPTTGAKAESSLHHADLASLVGKGRKSAGVIVREKKLLGHLTIRGDGHDAAFAAGVHKGLGIELPGALTVVVKGETSLQWMGPDEWLLIVPTGEEFAAEQKLREALGDLHIAITNVSGGQQILELSGPNVRQVLMKSTSYDVHPNSFPVGKAVGTVFAKSQLVIRHTAEDTWELLIRRSFSDYWWLWLQDAAAEYGLSVQA
- a CDS encoding sarcosine oxidase subunit alpha; amino-acid sequence: MSQINRLSNGGRIDRNKVLSFTFNGQVYKGFEGDSLAAALLANGVDIIGRSFKYSRPRGIFAAGAEEPNAVLQIGATEATQIPNVRATQQALYQGLVATSTNGWPSVNNDMMGILGKVGGKLMPPGFYYKTFMYPQSFWMTYEKYIRKAAGLGRSPTENDPDTYDYMNQHCDVLIVGGGPAGLAAALAAARSGARVILADEQEEFGGSLLDSRESLDGKPAAEWVASVIAELKDTPDVLLLPRATVNGYHDHNFLTIHERLTDHLGDRAPIGQVRQRIHRVRAKRVVLATGACERPLVYGNNDVPGNMLAGAVSTYVRRYGVAPGKKLVLSTNNDHAYRVALDWLDASLQVVAIADARSNPRGALVEEARAKGIRILTGSAVIEARGSKHVTAARVAAIDVKAHAVTSPGEWLDCDLIASSGGYSPVVHLASHLGGKPTWREDILGFVPGEAPQKRVCVGGINGVYGLGDSLADGFEGGARAASEAGFSVVEGTLPKALSRLEEPTLALFQVPHEKGTARGPKQFVDLQNDVTSAAIELATREGFESVEHVKRYTALGFGTDQGKLGNVNGLAIAARSLNVTIPQMGTTMFRPNYTPVTFGAVAGRHCGHIFEPVRHTALHHWHVKNGAEFEDVGQWKRPWYFPKNGEDIHAAVKRECKAVRDSVGLLDASTLGKIDIQGPDTREFLNRIYTNAWTKLDVGKARYGLMCKEDGMVFDDGVTACLADNHFVMTTTTGGAARVLQWLEIYHQTEWPDLKVYFTSVTDHWATMTLSGPNSRKLLSEVTDADLSNEAFPFMTWKEALVGGVPARIFRISFTGELSYEVNVQADYAMGVLEKIVEAGKQYNLTPYGTETMHILRAEKGFIIVGQDTDGSMTPDDLNMGWCVGRTKPFSWIGQRGMNREDCVRDQRKQLVGLKPIDPTKWLPEGAQLVFNTKQTIPMTMVGHVTSSYLHNSLGYSFAMGVVKGGLKRIGERVFAPLADGSVIEAEIVSSVFFDPKGDRQNV
- a CDS encoding sarcosine oxidase subunit delta, which gives rise to MLHIFCPHCGELRSEEEFHASGQAHIPRPLDPTNCTDEEWGDYMFFRDNPRGLHHELWDHVAGCRQYFNATRDTVTYEILETYKIGAKPQFTDKTDSPKAATTALGEKV
- a CDS encoding sarcosine oxidase subunit beta: MQRYSGFGLFKHSLSHHENWQKMWRTPTPKKVYDVVIVGGGGHGLATAYYLAKEHGITNVAVVEKGWLGGGNTARNTTIVRSNYLWDESAHLYEHAMKLWEGLSQDLNYNVMFSQRGVYNLCHTLQDIRDSERRVSANRLNGVDGELLDAKQVADEIPYLDCSKNTRYPVMGATVQRRGGVARHDAVAWGFARAADALGVDLIQQTEVIGFRKENGVCIGVETNKGFIGAKRVGVVTAGNSGHMAKLAGFRLPIESHPLQALVSEPIKPIIDSVIMSNAVHGYISQSDKGDLVIGAGIDGYNGYGQRGSYPVIEHTIQAIVEMFPVLSRVRMNRQWGGIVDTTPDACPIISKTPVPNMFFNCGWGTGGFKATPGSGNVFAASLAKGEMHPLAAPFSIDRFHNGALIDEHGAAAVAH